In one Lycium barbarum isolate Lr01 chromosome 7, ASM1917538v2, whole genome shotgun sequence genomic region, the following are encoded:
- the LOC132603066 gene encoding metal tolerance protein 1 isoform X1: MCVLLCVASIFFFKMDTQNTEHGHVIEVRGDMAAQEKGTKICGSAPCGFSDVNSMSKDAQERSASMRKLCIAVVLCIIFMAVEVVGGIKANSLAILTDAAHLLSDVAAFAISLFSLWASGWEANPRQSYGFFRIEILGALVSIQMIWLLAGILVYEAIARLIHDTGEVHGFLMFVVSAFGLVVNLLMALLLGHDHGHHGHDHGHGHDHNHNHEEHAHSHGDHEHGHGEHTHIHGISVSRHHHHNEGPSNAHDVDHTVPLLKNSVEGEKKKKQRNINVQGAYLHVLGDSIQSIGVMIGGAIIWYKPEWKIIDLICTLIFSVVVLGTTIRMIRSILEVLMESTPREIDATRLESGLCEMEEVLAIHELHIWAITVGKVLLACHVQIQPDADADMVLEKVVDYIRREYNISHVTIQIERE; encoded by the exons ATGTGTGTATTACTATGTgttgcttcaattttttttttcaag ATGGATACGCAGAACACGGAACATGGACATGTAATTGAGGTACGTGGTGACATGGCAGCTCAAGAAAAGGGGACTAAAATCTGTGGTTCAGCACCGTGTGGATTCTCAGATGTTAACAGCATGTCTAAGGATGCACAGGAGAGATCAGCATCCATGAGGAAACTTTGCATTGCAGTTGTCCTCTGCATCATTTTCATGGCTGTCGAGGTTGTCGGAGGTATTAAAGCCAACAGCCTTGCAATTCTGACGGATGCCGCTCATCTACTGTCGGATGTTGCAGCTTTTGCGATATCCTTGTTTTCACTCTGGGCATCAGGATGGGAAGCTAATCCACGCCAGTCGTACGGGTTTTTCAGAATCGAGATACTCGGAGCATTAGTTTCTATCCAAATGATTTGGCTTCTTGCTGGGATCCTTGTTTATGAAGCCATTGCTCGACTTATACATGATACAGGTGAAGTTCACGGGTTCCTCATGTTTGTGGTATCCGCGTTTGGGTTAGTAGTGAACCTCCTCATGGCACTCTTATTAGGTCATGATCATGGCCACCATGGTCATGACCATGGCCATGGCCATGACCACAACCATAATCACGAAGAGCATGCTCATAGCCATGGTGATCATGAGCATGGCCATGGCGAGCATACGCATATACATGGAATTAGTGTTAGCAGACACCATCACCATAACGAGGGGCCTTCGAACGCACACGATGTAGATCACACTGTGCCTCTACTTAAGAATTCGGTTgagggagaaaagaaaaagaagcaacGGAACATAAATGTTCAAGGGGCTTATCTTCATGTACTAGGAGATTCTATCCAGAGCATAGGGGTCATGATTGGGGGAGCTATTATATGGTATAAACCAGAGTGGAAAATCATTGATCTAATTTGCACTCTCATTTTCTCCGTAGTCGTGCTTGGCACGACCATTAGGATGATTCGGAGTATTCTTGAAGTATTAATGGAGAGTACACCAAGAGAAATTGATGCGACTAGGCTTGAAAGTGGGCTTTGCGAGATGGAGGAGGTTCTTGCGATCCATGAATTGCACATATGGGCAATTACAGTCGGGAAAGTACTCTTGGCTTGCCATGTCCAGATTCAACCTGATGCTGATGCTGATATGGTGCTGGAGAAGGTGGTTGATTATATTAGGAGGGAATATAACATTAGCCATGTAACCATTCAAATAGAAAGAGAGTAG
- the LOC132603066 gene encoding metal tolerance protein 1 isoform X2, translating into MDTQNTEHGHVIEVRGDMAAQEKGTKICGSAPCGFSDVNSMSKDAQERSASMRKLCIAVVLCIIFMAVEVVGGIKANSLAILTDAAHLLSDVAAFAISLFSLWASGWEANPRQSYGFFRIEILGALVSIQMIWLLAGILVYEAIARLIHDTGEVHGFLMFVVSAFGLVVNLLMALLLGHDHGHHGHDHGHGHDHNHNHEEHAHSHGDHEHGHGEHTHIHGISVSRHHHHNEGPSNAHDVDHTVPLLKNSVEGEKKKKQRNINVQGAYLHVLGDSIQSIGVMIGGAIIWYKPEWKIIDLICTLIFSVVVLGTTIRMIRSILEVLMESTPREIDATRLESGLCEMEEVLAIHELHIWAITVGKVLLACHVQIQPDADADMVLEKVVDYIRREYNISHVTIQIERE; encoded by the coding sequence ATGGATACGCAGAACACGGAACATGGACATGTAATTGAGGTACGTGGTGACATGGCAGCTCAAGAAAAGGGGACTAAAATCTGTGGTTCAGCACCGTGTGGATTCTCAGATGTTAACAGCATGTCTAAGGATGCACAGGAGAGATCAGCATCCATGAGGAAACTTTGCATTGCAGTTGTCCTCTGCATCATTTTCATGGCTGTCGAGGTTGTCGGAGGTATTAAAGCCAACAGCCTTGCAATTCTGACGGATGCCGCTCATCTACTGTCGGATGTTGCAGCTTTTGCGATATCCTTGTTTTCACTCTGGGCATCAGGATGGGAAGCTAATCCACGCCAGTCGTACGGGTTTTTCAGAATCGAGATACTCGGAGCATTAGTTTCTATCCAAATGATTTGGCTTCTTGCTGGGATCCTTGTTTATGAAGCCATTGCTCGACTTATACATGATACAGGTGAAGTTCACGGGTTCCTCATGTTTGTGGTATCCGCGTTTGGGTTAGTAGTGAACCTCCTCATGGCACTCTTATTAGGTCATGATCATGGCCACCATGGTCATGACCATGGCCATGGCCATGACCACAACCATAATCACGAAGAGCATGCTCATAGCCATGGTGATCATGAGCATGGCCATGGCGAGCATACGCATATACATGGAATTAGTGTTAGCAGACACCATCACCATAACGAGGGGCCTTCGAACGCACACGATGTAGATCACACTGTGCCTCTACTTAAGAATTCGGTTgagggagaaaagaaaaagaagcaacGGAACATAAATGTTCAAGGGGCTTATCTTCATGTACTAGGAGATTCTATCCAGAGCATAGGGGTCATGATTGGGGGAGCTATTATATGGTATAAACCAGAGTGGAAAATCATTGATCTAATTTGCACTCTCATTTTCTCCGTAGTCGTGCTTGGCACGACCATTAGGATGATTCGGAGTATTCTTGAAGTATTAATGGAGAGTACACCAAGAGAAATTGATGCGACTAGGCTTGAAAGTGGGCTTTGCGAGATGGAGGAGGTTCTTGCGATCCATGAATTGCACATATGGGCAATTACAGTCGGGAAAGTACTCTTGGCTTGCCATGTCCAGATTCAACCTGATGCTGATGCTGATATGGTGCTGGAGAAGGTGGTTGATTATATTAGGAGGGAATATAACATTAGCCATGTAACCATTCAAATAGAAAGAGAGTAG